A genomic stretch from Halichoerus grypus chromosome 5, mHalGry1.hap1.1, whole genome shotgun sequence includes:
- the LOC118551118 gene encoding LOW QUALITY PROTEIN: uncharacterized protein LOC118551118 (The sequence of the model RefSeq protein was modified relative to this genomic sequence to represent the inferred CDS: inserted 2 bases in 2 codons), translating to MSSNNRITIFRNRGYDHGLGKRRWLFKDICKDTETNVGNESTSTQGISEERDVILPHGLQKGVVQRANFLETCELEKHQEIPTVKNIKGKVPRIHCARKPFRCEECGKCFSYFSYYVRQQRIHTGEKPFECNECGKAFNDNSSLIRHQRIHTGEKPYQXEECGRAFNDNANLIRHQRIHSGDRLYLCGECGNSFTSSSGFVIHQRIHTGEKPYECNECGKAFVGNSPLLRHQKIHTGEKPYECNEXGKSFGRTSHLSQHQRIHTGEKPYSCKICGQAFNFHTKLTRHQRVHSEEKPFDCVDCGKGFSAQEQIKRHLRIHIQESSCLCDACGKVFTSKRNFLQHQRNHTAEKPYECVKYEKTFRTSSKLGHHEHVHPGEKPVVLDICHFGLPEFFTPFYW from the exons GCCTGGGCAAAAGAAGATGGTTATTCAAAGACATCTGTAAAGATACTGAGACCAACGTTGGCAATGAGTCCACATCAACACAGGGAATTTCTGAAGAAAGAGATGTGATATTGCCACATGGTTTGCAGAAGGGTGTTGTTCAGAGAGCCAACTTTCTAGAAACCTGTGAACTAGAAAAGCACCAGGAAATCCCCACagtgaaaaatattaaaggaaaggtTCCAAGAATCCACTGTGCAAGAAAACCCTTCAGATGTGAGGAGTGTGGGAAATGCTTCAGTTATTTTTCTTACTATGTTAGACAGCAGAGAATCCACACCGGGGAGAAACCCTTTGAGTGTAATGAGTGTGGAAAAGCCTTTAATGATAATTCTTCATTAATTAGGCACCAGagaatccacactggagagaagccctatC TGGAAGAGTGTGGGAGAGCCTTTAATGATAATGCAAATCTGATCAGGCATCAGAGAATCCACAGTGGGGACAGGCTTTATCTCTGTGGAGAGTGTGGAAATAGTTTTACCAGTAGTTCCGGGTTTGTTATACATCAGAGaatccacactggggagaaaccTTACGAGTGTAATGAGTGTGGAAAAGCTTTTGTTGGTAATTCACCACTACTTCGACATCAGAaaatccacactggagagaaaccctatgaatgtaatg TTGGCAAAAGCTTTGGAAGGACTTCTCATCTTAGCCAACATCAACGTATTCACACAGGGGAAAAGCCTTATTCTTGTAAAATATGTGGGCAGGCCTTCAATTTTCATACAAAACTAACTCGGCACCAGAGAGTCCACAGTGAGGAGAAACCCTTTGACTGTGTAGATTGTGGAAAAGGCTTTAGTGCTCAGGAACAAATTAAAAGGCATCTAAGGATCCATATTCAGGAGTCTTCCTGTTTATGTGATGCCTGTGGAAAAGTCTTCACTAGCAAAAGAAATTTTCTTCAGCATCAAAGAAACCATACTGCAGAGAAACCCTATGAGTGTGTCAAGTATGAAAAAACTTTTAGGACTTCTTCCAAGCTAGGTCATCATGAGCATGTCCACCCTGGAGAGAAACCTGTCGTCCTGGACATCTGTCATTTTGGCCTCCCAGAATTTTTCACCCCCTTTTACTGGTAA